Proteins from a genomic interval of Actinoalloteichus hymeniacidonis:
- the obgE gene encoding GTPase ObgE yields MSRFVDRVAIHVAAGNGGNGCASVHREKFKPLGGPDGGNGGRGGDVILVVDSNVHTLLDFHYHPNASATNGKQGQGNNRDGATGVDLELKVPDGTVVTDPDGNILADLTGHGTRLVAAQGGRGGLGNASLASKARKAPGFALLGEPGEEAELVLELKSVADVGLLGFPSAGKSSLIAVLSAARPKIADYPFTTLVPNLGVITAGETVFTMADVPGLIPGASEGKGLGLDFLRHIERCALLVHVLDCATEEPGRDPVSDLEALEEELARYTPSLGGDLAGRPRIVVLNKIDILEARELADMVRPDLEERGLEVFPISTATREGLRELNFALGRVVSEYRAAQPAQEPTRLVLRPKAVDDSGFSVAPNPAEPGAFIVSGERPERWVRQTDFNNDEAVGYLSDRLARLGVEDKLAALGAEPGASVTLGGLTFDWEPSTPAGVAVSMTGRGTDRRLERNDRVPAKDRKAASRIRRGLDVEDTAG; encoded by the coding sequence GTGTCGCGTTTCGTCGACCGAGTGGCGATTCATGTGGCCGCAGGCAACGGCGGAAACGGCTGTGCCTCCGTACACCGGGAGAAGTTCAAGCCGCTGGGCGGCCCGGACGGCGGCAACGGTGGCCGAGGCGGCGACGTCATCCTCGTCGTGGACTCCAACGTGCACACGCTGTTGGACTTCCACTACCACCCGAACGCCAGCGCCACCAACGGCAAGCAGGGCCAGGGCAACAACCGGGATGGCGCCACCGGCGTCGACCTGGAGCTGAAGGTTCCCGACGGCACGGTGGTCACCGATCCCGACGGCAATATCCTCGCCGATCTCACGGGGCACGGCACCAGGCTCGTCGCCGCGCAGGGCGGTCGTGGCGGCCTGGGCAATGCCTCCTTGGCATCCAAGGCGCGCAAGGCGCCCGGCTTCGCGTTGCTCGGTGAGCCCGGCGAGGAGGCCGAGCTCGTTCTGGAGCTGAAGTCGGTCGCCGATGTCGGCCTACTGGGCTTCCCCTCGGCGGGCAAGTCCTCGCTGATCGCGGTGCTCTCCGCCGCGCGGCCCAAGATCGCCGACTATCCGTTCACCACGCTGGTACCCAATCTGGGTGTCATCACCGCTGGTGAGACGGTCTTCACCATGGCCGACGTGCCGGGTCTGATTCCTGGCGCGAGCGAGGGCAAGGGCCTGGGGCTCGACTTCCTGCGGCACATCGAGCGCTGCGCGCTGTTGGTCCACGTCCTGGATTGCGCCACGGAGGAACCCGGCCGCGATCCGGTCTCCGACCTGGAGGCGTTGGAGGAGGAGCTCGCCCGCTACACGCCGTCTTTGGGTGGCGATCTCGCAGGCAGACCCAGGATCGTGGTGCTGAACAAGATCGACATCCTGGAGGCCAGGGAACTGGCCGACATGGTTCGCCCCGACCTGGAGGAACGTGGCCTGGAGGTCTTCCCGATCTCCACCGCGACCAGGGAAGGATTGCGGGAGCTGAACTTCGCGCTGGGACGCGTGGTGAGCGAGTACCGCGCTGCCCAGCCCGCACAGGAGCCCACCAGACTGGTGCTGCGTCCGAAGGCGGTCGACGACAGCGGCTTCTCGGTCGCACCGAACCCGGCTGAGCCCGGTGCCTTCATCGTCAGCGGCGAGCGGCCCGAACGATGGGTGCGCCAGACCGACTTCAACAACGACGAGGCAGTCGGCTACCTCTCCGACCGGCTCGCCCGACTGGGTGTCGAGGACAAGCTGGCCGCGCTGGGCGCCGAGCCCGGCGCCTCGGTGACCCTCGGCGGTCTGACCTTCGACTGGGAGCCGTCAACCCCTGCGGGCGTGGCGGTGTCGATGACCGGCCGAGGAACCGACCGAAGGCTGGAGCGCAACGACCGCGTGCCTGCGAAGGACCGTAAAGCGGCCTCGCGCATCCGACGAGGTCTCGACGTGGAGGACACAGCGGGATGA
- the rpmA gene encoding 50S ribosomal protein L27 — MAHKKGASSSRNGRDSNAQRLGVKRFGGQVVSAGEILVRQRGTKFHPGVNVGRGKDDTLFALSAGAVEFGSKRGRKTVNIVLAQG; from the coding sequence ATGGCACACAAGAAGGGCGCATCGAGCTCCCGGAACGGCCGCGATTCCAACGCCCAGCGGCTCGGTGTGAAGCGCTTCGGCGGTCAGGTCGTCAGCGCAGGTGAGATCCTGGTCCGCCAGCGCGGCACCAAGTTCCACCCCGGCGTCAACGTCGGCCGAGGCAAGGACGACACGCTGTTCGCGCTCTCCGCTGGAGCGGTCGAGTTCGGTAGCAAGCGTGGTCGCAAGACCGTCAACATCGTTCTGGCGCAGGGCTGA
- the rplU gene encoding 50S ribosomal protein L21, whose protein sequence is MYAIVKTGGKQYKVAVGDVVEVEKLEGEPGTEVNFPALLVVDGNDITHDASALEKFAVTGKVVEQSKGPKIRIHKFKNKTGYHKRQGHRQKLTRVEVTGISDK, encoded by the coding sequence ATGTACGCGATCGTCAAGACCGGCGGCAAACAGTACAAGGTGGCTGTCGGCGACGTCGTCGAGGTCGAGAAGCTTGAGGGCGAGCCGGGCACCGAGGTCAACTTCCCGGCGCTGCTCGTCGTCGATGGCAACGACATCACGCACGACGCGTCCGCCCTGGAGAAGTTCGCGGTGACCGGCAAGGTCGTCGAGCAGTCCAAGGGCCCCAAGATTCGCATCCACAAGTTCAAGAACAAGACCGGGTACCACAAGCGCCAGGGTCACCGGCAGAAGCTGACCCGCGTCGAGGTCACCGGCATCTCCGACAAGTGA
- a CDS encoding ABC transporter permease subunit: MSERADPDTAAEEPIEPIEFELASRDITAGVTHHSAGRPQRAHFLHPAGLRLAANLFAGVLAVLLVASILVTIWRSLRIPGPDGGFGLEHYLGVLTDPTMRDALARSGLWAVVAIGVSLLGLSIAALSRLAGTRSRLLTLSLLIPLAASMLVTGAAFRLLIDPDPERGTLSALATSVYEMFAEPAPAPGARPDETLPDPARLHDQGDLATTFGHRAGCHVDLRVVTLREADASVSGAAAETGGRPSSVPPAANRPAGELSPISCPEPDQPRSEFITGSLVDQWGPLPGVPILADASGAEPVSTVTDERGGFTLRLRPSADAEAEFIDYRLIIPEHAITPSWSGPQPYRAEVVWLPLVAAFTWAWLGFAVSLFRARLDAIPPDLVRIAKAEGLTPIRRVTRLILPLLRPVVFVVMLTLIVAAVRLFDLVLVLVPGPLQAEVDVGAVLWWRSAEATQGERAAMATLLFVMVAVVALGAVWGVRRSRGVTSVLLPLVPRGRVDGRIGSPPRRSALLRGSVAVALGLIAVVWLLPIVVLVGTALRSPADAALHGWWSPGTAGLGLESVREMLDSGLLGALGASLFMAGTTALLVAVIAGSVAHSLAWGAAGPRRATAIVVALALLAVAPVQLYAAPMAEWFGSSNLTGTNLNLALILAHTAAGLPFAILLMRGAFLTAPSGSERMLTGEVDRRTEAFGLIRRHWDAVVAVAVLEFVLVWNDLVMGLLLGGTLASPLTVLLWGESRWFHTSAGPLAAGAVLSLMVPLLVLIVGWRTAVRGLAGVRRDAA; this comes from the coding sequence GTGAGCGAGCGGGCCGATCCCGATACGGCCGCCGAGGAACCCATCGAGCCGATCGAATTCGAATTGGCGAGTCGGGACATCACTGCGGGAGTCACCCACCATTCGGCGGGCCGTCCGCAGCGCGCGCATTTTCTACATCCTGCCGGCCTGCGATTGGCGGCGAATCTGTTCGCCGGGGTCCTCGCCGTACTCCTGGTGGCGTCGATTCTGGTGACCATCTGGCGCAGTCTGCGCATCCCCGGACCCGATGGGGGCTTCGGTCTGGAGCATTACCTCGGTGTCCTGACGGATCCGACGATGCGCGATGCCCTGGCGCGTAGCGGACTCTGGGCCGTCGTCGCCATCGGAGTCAGCCTGTTGGGCCTGTCCATCGCGGCTCTGAGCCGATTGGCCGGCACGCGATCGCGGTTGCTCACCCTGTCGCTACTGATCCCGTTGGCCGCCTCGATGTTGGTCACCGGAGCGGCCTTCCGACTGCTCATCGACCCGGATCCCGAGCGCGGCACGCTCAGCGCGCTGGCGACGAGCGTGTACGAGATGTTCGCCGAGCCGGCTCCGGCGCCGGGCGCTCGGCCCGACGAGACCCTGCCCGATCCGGCCCGTCTACATGATCAGGGCGACCTGGCCACGACCTTCGGTCATCGCGCCGGTTGCCATGTCGATCTCCGAGTGGTCACCCTCCGCGAAGCCGACGCATCGGTGTCCGGTGCAGCTGCGGAGACCGGGGGCCGGCCGTCGAGTGTGCCGCCCGCAGCGAACCGGCCTGCCGGGGAGCTCTCGCCGATCTCATGCCCCGAGCCGGACCAACCGCGTTCCGAGTTCATCACGGGTTCCCTGGTCGATCAATGGGGTCCGCTGCCCGGGGTGCCGATCCTGGCCGACGCCTCCGGGGCCGAGCCGGTGAGCACGGTGACCGATGAGCGAGGCGGATTCACCCTGCGGCTGCGTCCGTCGGCGGACGCCGAGGCCGAATTCATCGACTACCGGCTGATCATCCCGGAGCACGCGATCACGCCGTCTTGGTCGGGCCCGCAGCCGTATCGGGCGGAGGTCGTGTGGCTCCCGCTGGTGGCGGCCTTCACCTGGGCGTGGCTGGGGTTCGCCGTCTCGCTGTTTCGGGCCAGGCTCGATGCGATCCCACCGGATCTGGTGCGAATCGCGAAGGCAGAGGGCCTCACCCCGATCAGGCGGGTGACCCGGCTGATCCTGCCGTTGCTCCGGCCGGTGGTCTTCGTGGTGATGTTGACCTTGATCGTGGCCGCGGTGCGGCTCTTCGATCTGGTGTTGGTCCTGGTGCCCGGCCCGTTGCAGGCCGAGGTCGACGTCGGTGCCGTGCTGTGGTGGCGTTCCGCGGAGGCGACCCAGGGCGAACGCGCTGCGATGGCGACCTTGTTGTTCGTCATGGTGGCCGTGGTCGCGCTCGGGGCGGTCTGGGGTGTGCGGCGCAGCCGGGGAGTGACCAGCGTGCTGCTGCCGCTGGTACCTCGCGGCCGAGTCGACGGTCGGATCGGAAGCCCACCGCGCAGGAGCGCTCTGCTGCGCGGCTCCGTCGCGGTGGCCCTCGGCCTGATCGCCGTGGTGTGGTTATTGCCGATCGTGGTGCTGGTCGGCACCGCGCTGCGAAGCCCCGCCGATGCCGCCTTGCACGGCTGGTGGAGTCCGGGCACGGCGGGTCTCGGTCTGGAATCGGTGCGGGAGATGCTCGACAGCGGCCTGCTCGGCGCGCTCGGTGCCAGCCTGTTCATGGCGGGCACCACGGCACTGTTGGTGGCGGTCATCGCAGGATCGGTCGCCCACTCGTTGGCATGGGGCGCGGCCGGTCCGCGCCGGGCCACCGCGATCGTGGTCGCTCTCGCCCTGCTGGCGGTCGCTCCCGTGCAGCTCTATGCCGCACCGATGGCCGAGTGGTTCGGGTCGAGCAATCTCACTGGGACGAACCTGAATCTCGCGCTGATTCTTGCCCACACGGCGGCGGGCCTGCCCTTCGCGATCCTGTTGATGCGCGGGGCGTTTTTGACCGCGCCGAGCGGTTCCGAGCGAATGTTGACGGGCGAGGTCGATCGGCGGACGGAAGCCTTCGGTCTCATCCGGCGGCACTGGGACGCGGTGGTCGCCGTCGCGGTCCTGGAGTTCGTCCTGGTCTGGAACGACCTGGTGATGGGACTGCTGCTCGGCGGGACGCTCGCTTCGCCGCTCACGGTGCTGCTGTGGGGCGAGAGCCGTTGGTTCCACACCTCGGCGGGTCCGCTGGCCGCCGGGGCGGTGTTGTCGTTGATGGTCCCGCTGCTCGTGTTGATCGTCGGGTGGCGGACGGCCGTTCGAGGACTGGCGGGGGTGCGCCGAGATGCCGCGTGA
- a CDS encoding ABC transporter substrate-binding protein: MTRSRGLSRRHVLGRMLLPLGACLIAGPIAGCASETGPLRVAVAWSGRELAAFRKVLDAFAAQPFGVATQLVPMGDDIAAALGPRPVGAPDVVLVPQPGLIRANVVAGRLLPLPFDEDVVPDAWRSVVSVDRRPYGLPFKVAHKSCVWYRRQAFDDLGEDVPGTWGEWIALNNRLINHGLTPLALGASDGWVLTDFFENVLLSVDAAAYRRMAQAGIGWTSAGVQEALRRLGRLWGTPRALAGGVDAALATQHDDAVLDVFARNAALMVAGSDFVYSLIDEHGPMNAGGRWDWDFFPFPSAESGEAPPLVVGGDVAVVTAQAPPSALALVEWLAGGAAARIWAGEGGFLSLQQDLPDAGYRHPILAGLAKEIREVDGDLNFDLSDHIGALGGRLGSELQRFLRDVQGAQQDRIARLASAMGERMSRPMHGAGAPVGRP; this comes from the coding sequence GTGACCCGCTCCCGAGGTCTCTCCCGCAGACACGTCCTCGGCCGCATGCTGCTTCCGTTGGGGGCGTGCCTGATCGCGGGTCCGATCGCCGGTTGCGCGAGCGAGACGGGGCCGCTGCGAGTGGCGGTGGCCTGGAGTGGGCGGGAACTCGCGGCGTTCCGCAAGGTCTTGGACGCCTTCGCCGCTCAGCCATTCGGCGTGGCCACCCAGCTGGTGCCGATGGGCGACGATATCGCCGCAGCGCTCGGGCCTCGGCCGGTCGGCGCGCCGGATGTGGTGCTGGTGCCACAGCCCGGCCTGATCCGGGCGAACGTCGTCGCGGGCCGGCTGTTGCCGCTCCCCTTCGACGAGGACGTGGTCCCCGATGCGTGGCGGTCCGTGGTCTCCGTCGACCGGCGGCCCTACGGGCTGCCGTTCAAGGTCGCGCACAAATCCTGTGTCTGGTACCGCAGGCAGGCATTCGACGATCTGGGCGAGGACGTCCCTGGCACCTGGGGCGAGTGGATCGCGCTCAACAACCGATTGATCAACCACGGGTTGACCCCACTCGCGTTGGGCGCCTCGGACGGCTGGGTGTTGACCGACTTCTTCGAGAACGTCCTGCTCTCCGTCGACGCGGCGGCCTATCGGAGGATGGCGCAGGCCGGAATCGGGTGGACGAGCGCAGGTGTACAGGAGGCGCTACGTCGGTTGGGGCGGTTATGGGGCACTCCCAGGGCGTTGGCCGGTGGAGTGGATGCCGCATTGGCCACCCAGCACGACGACGCGGTGTTGGATGTCTTCGCCAGGAATGCTGCCTTGATGGTCGCGGGATCGGATTTCGTCTATTCGTTGATCGACGAGCACGGCCCGATGAATGCCGGTGGTCGCTGGGATTGGGATTTCTTTCCGTTCCCGAGCGCCGAGTCCGGCGAGGCACCCCCGCTGGTGGTCGGCGGCGATGTCGCGGTGGTGACCGCGCAGGCTCCCCCGAGCGCGCTTGCGCTGGTCGAATGGCTTGCGGGCGGCGCGGCGGCCCGGATCTGGGCGGGCGAAGGCGGATTCCTGTCGCTGCAGCAGGACCTTCCCGATGCGGGCTATCGACATCCGATTCTGGCCGGATTGGCGAAGGAGATCCGGGAGGTCGACGGGGATCTGAATTTCGATCTGTCCGATCACATCGGTGCGCTGGGGGGCCGACTCGGCAGTGAACTCCAGCGATTCCTGCGGGATGTACAGGGTGCGCAGCAGGATCGGATCGCTCGGCTCGCATCAGCCATGGGGGAGCGTATGAGTCGGCCGATGCACGGCGCCGGGGCGCCGGTGGGAAGACCGTGA